CACCGCGGTGTAGGACGCACCCAGCTCCAACGGCTCCTCCGGAGACCAGGACCCATCCCCAGCACCAGCCCCGGTGATCTGCACCCCGTCAGCACCGGTGACCACCACCGCCTGCAGCTCACCCCCGCTGACCGTGGCCCGCACCACCGGCACCGGAGAGGTCACCCCACCCCCACCCGCCGGCCCAGACGCACCCGCCGAGGCAGACGCACCCGCCGAGGCAGTCCCACCAGCGTCCACACCGTCGACGGCCAACGACACCCGCGCCGCCGGAGCAGCGCTCCTCGACGGCGACGCACCAGCACCAGCACCTGCGCCCGCAGCCCCGTCAGAGCTGGAGGGACCGCAGCCCGCCAGCAGCCCGCCGACGCCGGCCACCCCGCCAGCCACCGCCAGCAGGAACGCCCGACGGCTCGATCCGCCCACCCCCGTGTGCACCACGCTCGTAGCGTAGGTCGGCGAGGTCCGCCACCTGGGCGCTTCGCGCCGAGCGCCGCCAGTCGCTCCGAGCTCGCGCACGCGGCGTCACCGCCCCGCGACGACGGGGTCCACCACGAGGAGGACGACGGACGAGGACGCACAGCCGGTCAGCCCGTCCGCGGGCACGAACGCCGACGCGGTCTGGTCCGGTGGGTAGACCCGCAGCCCCTTCGCGGCCTGGGGCTGGCACTGGGAGGCGTCGTAGTCACCAGCCTGCGCCACGCTGAGGTCGGCGTAGGCCGAGGCGCCGGGCCCCAACCGGACGAGTGCCGGGGTGCCCTCCCGGGAGGCAGCAGCCCCCAGCTGCTGGCCGGCGTCACCGGTGACGAGCGAGACACCGGGGTGGCCGTCGAGCGTGCAGGCGGTCGCGCCGCGGTTGGTGAGCTGGATGGTGAAGTGCTGGTGGCCGGCGCTGGCGCCGCCCTCACCGGGCAGCAGCGAGAGGGCCAGGTCCGAGGTGCGGCACGTCGTCGCGGCGCCGCTCCCACCAGCGGTCCCTCCACCCGCTGACGACCCTCCGCCACCCGAGGAGCCGGACGAGCCGGCCGGGCCGGTGCTCGTGCCAGCGGACTCCGCCGGGCCGCCCGGAGCCCCCGTGGACGTCGTGGCGCTGGACGGAGCGCCGCTCGACGGGCTCGGGCTGCCGCTGGCGGAGGGCGAGCTGGAGGTGGGGGTGCCGCTGGCAGCCCCCGCGTCCTCGACGCTGCCGGTGAACGAGCAGCCGGCCAGCGACCCCGCCAGCACGCCGGCGCTGCACGCCGCCACGGCCCACCGCGCGGCGCGCCGCGCTGCTGCACCGCCGGTCGGGCGGTTCGTCGTCGTCATGGTCACAGACCCACGGTAGGTCGCTGGGGCAACCGCTGCGGCTCAGCGGTGTGACCGTCCTGACACGTCCCGCACCAGCCCCGTCACACCACGCCGCGAAGGGCCGCGAAGGACCGCGAGGGGCCTCAGCCGGGCCCCTGCGCCCCGTCCGCCGCGGGCAGCACGAGCCGCACGGCGGTGCCCCTGCCCACCCTGCTCTCCACCGACGCCGACCCCCCGTGCCGCTCCGCCACCGCCCTCACCAGCGCCAGGCCGAGACCGCTGCCGGGCACGGCGCGGGTGCGAGGGCTGCGGTACAGCTCCTCCCAGACCTGCTCCAGCTCCTCGGCGGCGATGCCGGGGCCGGTGTCGGCCACCTCGAGCACCACGTCACGGCCGGAGTGGCGGGCCCGCACCTCGACGGTCCCGTCGGGCGGGGTGTACTTCACGGCGTTGTCGAGGAGGTTGACCACCGCCAGCTCGAGCACGTCGTGATCTCCCAGCACCGGCGGCAGCGGCCACGGGGCCCGCGGCAGGTCGAGGTGCACCGACGGGCCCCGCGGCGACTGCACCACCGACACGGCGTCGGCCAGGAGCGGTGCCAGGTCCACCGGAGAGCGCTCCAGGACCCCGGAGCGCACGTCGGCTATCTTGCGCAGGTCCCCGGTGAGGCGGCTCAGCCGTACGGCCTGCTCCTCGATGCTCGCCAGCGCCGCAGCCGTGCCGTCGTCGTCGCCCGGGCCGCGGCCCTCCGGACCGACGGCGACCCGGGTGCTGGAGAGGTTGGCGACGGCGGCGCGCATCGCGGTCAGCGGGTTCTTCAACTCGTGGTCGAGGCGCGAGAGCAGCAGCCGGCGCTCCTCGGCCGCCGCCGAGACCAGCTCGGCCGCGCGCCGGTGGGCCACCGCGTCACGGCGGGCGAGCAGCGCGAGCACCCCGAGCGCCAGCACGGTCGGGACGGCCCCGGCGGCGAGGAACCAGTCGTGCGGCTGCGCGCTCAGCGCCACGCGCACCCGCGCGTCGGGGAGCCCGCCCGTCGCAGCCACCGCCGCGAGCGCCGCGCCCGCCGCCAGCGGGAGGAGGGCGACGACGACGGCGAGCGCCCACCGCAGCCTGCTGCGGCGCTGGACGCCCGCGCGGTCAGGCGGGTTCGACACGGGCGGCGAAGCGGTACCCGGAGCCCGGTGCGGTGACGATCATCGCCGGGTCGGAGGAGTCGGACTCGAGCACGCGGCGCAGCTCGGCCACGCGCGTGTCCACGGAGCGGGTGCTGGTGGCGTACGACCAGCCCCACACGGCCTCGAGCAGCCGCTCGCGGGTGAGCACCTCGTCAGGGTGGGTCATGAGGTAGGCCAGCAGCGTGGTGGCGCGCGGGGTGAGCACCACCTCCCTGCCGTCGCGGGTGACCCGCTGGGACGCCCGGTCGAGCACGACCTCCCCGCTGCGCAGCCGCTGGGCGCTGGCGAGGCCGGCCTGGGCGGCGTCCCCGCCGCG
This portion of the Quadrisphaera setariae genome encodes:
- a CDS encoding Ig-like domain-containing protein → MRELGATGGARREAPRWRTSPTYATSVVHTGVGGSSRRAFLLAVAGGVAGVGGLLAGCGPSSSDGAAGAGAGAGASPSRSAAPAARVSLAVDGVDAGGTASAGASASAGASGPAGGGGVTSPVPVVRATVSGGELQAVVVTGADGVQITGAGAGDGSWSPEEPLELGASYTAV
- a CDS encoding DUF4232 domain-containing protein; translated protein: MTTTNRPTGGAAARRAARWAVAACSAGVLAGSLAGCSFTGSVEDAGAASGTPTSSSPSASGSPSPSSGAPSSATTSTGAPGGPAESAGTSTGPAGSSGSSGGGGSSAGGGTAGGSGAATTCRTSDLALSLLPGEGGASAGHQHFTIQLTNRGATACTLDGHPGVSLVTGDAGQQLGAAASREGTPALVRLGPGASAYADLSVAQAGDYDASQCQPQAAKGLRVYPPDQTASAFVPADGLTGCASSSVVLLVVDPVVAGR
- a CDS encoding sensor histidine kinase; translated protein: MSNPPDRAGVQRRSRLRWALAVVVALLPLAAGAALAAVAATGGLPDARVRVALSAQPHDWFLAAGAVPTVLALGVLALLARRDAVAHRRAAELVSAAAEERRLLLSRLDHELKNPLTAMRAAVANLSSTRVAVGPEGRGPGDDDGTAAALASIEEQAVRLSRLTGDLRKIADVRSGVLERSPVDLAPLLADAVSVVQSPRGPSVHLDLPRAPWPLPPVLGDHDVLELAVVNLLDNAVKYTPPDGTVEVRARHSGRDVVLEVADTGPGIAAEELEQVWEELYRSPRTRAVPGSGLGLALVRAVAERHGGSASVESRVGRGTAVRLVLPAADGAQGPG
- a CDS encoding response regulator transcription factor — protein: MVALLLVDDEPAITDNLAPLLRRSGFTVDVAADGDSALSRIRAGGYDLVVLDVMLPGTDGREVLRTARSEGRTTPIILLTQVGESSERAMALEEGADDYLNKPFDPYELIARVRAVLRRGGDAAQAGLASAQRLRSGEVVLDRASQRVTRDGREVVLTPRATTLLAYLMTHPDEVLTRERLLEAVWGWSYATSTRSVDTRVAELRRVLESDSSDPAMIVTAPGSGYRFAARVEPA